The Synchiropus splendidus isolate RoL2022-P1 chromosome 1, RoL_Sspl_1.0, whole genome shotgun sequence genome includes a window with the following:
- the LOC128764131 gene encoding uncharacterized protein LOC128764131: MNWDNQLSSILSAADGSVAKMRERLASPRKLCQEDLFPERERSHYVHLDPPALPPRASLHHQPSSSLSRAVQWSDIAAVQSQVQLQNQAIESLTKRLYNMERERQSHQSHIQALQEEVDRLREELRYGEREMDEVRKTHSPGVEKKMEQWRREVGRELSSLRGHIARATSLGNLEESFSSNVHRDEMEHLRREVDQLKVRLSRQEEDLFSQQMEAREARRHYDRTCKTLQELTDSYRSHSTDLAKTVSQYSQTRQEFRQVSATVSELKEEVHGLLRENDPSTLSPQASGLSPAHHQRRGVTILETKPDSDSDDFSPTPSLAEISSDDLSWLDDKEQTIPQKSTVRLSVQSRKSNFSSPATDLEDEDDDSDNLLGDDAPAESESDLSLNDLSTV; the protein is encoded by the exons ATGAACTGGGACAATCAGCTGAGCTCCATCCTGTCAGCTGCAGATGGAAGTGTGGCCAAAATGAGG GAAAGACTGGCGTCACCACGGAAACTTTGCCAGGAAG ATCTGTttccagaaagagagagaagccaTTATGTACATCTAGaccctcctgctcttcctcctcgaGCCTCCCTTCACCATCAACCGTCATCGTCTCTCAGCCGTGCTGTTCAGTGGTCAGACATTGCAGCGGTCCAGTCACAAGTCCAGCTGCAAAACCAG GCCATTGAGTCTCTAACCAAGAGGCTTTATAACATGGAGCGAGAGAGACAGTCCCACCAATCCCACATTCAAGCCCTCCAAG AGGAGGTTGACAGGCTGAGAGAAGAACTGAGGTATGGGGAAAGGGAGATGGATGAAGTGAGGAAGACTCACAGCCCAGGAGTGGAGAAAAAGATGGAGCAGTGGCGAAGGGAGGTGGGACGCGAGCTCAGCAGTTTGCGAGGACATATCGCCCGAGCCACTTCTCTAGGCAACCTGGAGGAAAG tttCAGTTCCAACGTTCACAGAGATGAGATGGAACATCTGCGACGTGAGGTGGATCAACTGAAAGTGCGATTAA GTAGACAAGAGGAGGACCTGTTCTCCCAGCAAATGGAGGCCAGAGAGGCTCGGCGACACTACGATAGAACTTGCAAG ACACTGCAGGAGTTGACTGACAGCTACAGGAGTCACAGCACTGATCTGGCGAAGACCGTCTCCCAGTATTCACAGACACGACAAGAGTTTCGCCAAGTCAG TGCAACTGTGTCAGAGCTGAAGGAAGAGGTTCACGGTCTTCTCCGAGAAAATGACCCATCAACGCTGTCACCACAGGCATCAG GTCTGTCACCTGCTCATCATCAGAGACGAGGGGTCACGATTTTAGAGACGAAGCCAGACTCTGATTCAGACGACTTCAGTCCAACACCGAGTCTGGCTGAGATCAGCTCCGATGATTTGTCCTGGCTGGACGACAAAGAGCAAA CTATTCCTCAGAAGTCGACAGTGCGTCTAAGCGTTCAGTCCAGGAAGAGCAACTTTTCCAGTCCAGCAACTGAtctggaggatgaggatgacgaTAGTGACAACCTCCTGGGTGATGATGCTCCTGCAGAGTCAGAGTCTGATCTGAGCCTCAATGATCTGTCAACAGTTTAG